The window GTACCTGGTTTGGTGATGCTCACCCTGCTCAACGAGAGTATCTCCAACGCGTCCTTCGGTATTCATATGCCGCGCTTCACGGGTGCCATTTACGAAATCCTGGCTGCACCGATTTCTGCACTGGAAACAGTGATCGCATTTGTGGGCGCTGCAGCGACCAAGTCGGTGGTAATCGGTTTAATTATTCTCGCAACCGCCCGCCTATTCGTGGATTTTTCAGTCGCACATCCACTGATTATGGTGCTGTTTCTGGTACTTACCGCAATCACATTTAGTTTATTCGGATTCATCATTGGCATTTGGGCAGATGGTTTTGAAAAGCTGCAAATTATTCCGCTGATGGTCGTCACCCCGCTCACCTTTTTAGGAGGTACCTTTTATTCCATCAGTATGCTGCCGCCATTTTGGCAAACGCTGACGCTGTTTAATCCCGTGGTTTACCTGGTAAGCGGATTTCGCTGGGCGTTTTATGAGTCATCCGATGTGTCGCTCAGTATCAGCCTGGGAATGATCTTATTGTTTCTCGCGGTCTGCTTAGCGCTGGTACTCGTTATATTCCGCACGGGGTACAAACTAAAAAACTAAATTCGCTATGTGCTCCGTCAAATGAGAGGGAGCACGAGTCGAACGGTCTCCGTAAACTTCATGCAGAACATGGAGTCATAGACAATACCCAATGCTGTCCTTGAAAAGGAGCCCTATGGTTTTCGGTACACAACTACACAATATGCTTTGCCCCTATTGCGGGGAGCCCATTGAAATTTTGCTGGATCTGTCGGAAGCGGAGCAGGAGTTTATTGAGGATTGCCAGGTGTGCTGCCGACCGATCCAATTTAGTGTTTCGGTGGACGAAGTCGGCGAGCCTCAGGTTCGGGCAATCAGTGAAAACGATACCTGGTGATGAGGGTCTGTTAATTCTCGATGGTTAATTTTCAGTACTAAACAGTTATTACTTGAAACCGCGCTGCGCTATGTAAAAGCCACAGCCGGACATTGCCCGGCCGTGGCGAAAGCGCTGACTGTTCGCGATTAAAAACGGTAGCTGATTTTCGCCTGAGCGCTGCGATCTTC of the Teredinibacter turnerae T7901 genome contains:
- a CDS encoding ABC transporter permease, translated to MNWHAVKAIYLFEMARTWRTLMQSIASPVLSTSLYFIVFGSAIGSRMVEIDQVPYGAYIVPGLVMLTLLNESISNASFGIHMPRFTGAIYEILAAPISALETVIAFVGAAATKSVVIGLIILATARLFVDFSVAHPLIMVLFLVLTAITFSLFGFIIGIWADGFEKLQIIPLMVVTPLTFLGGTFYSISMLPPFWQTLTLFNPVVYLVSGFRWAFYESSDVSLSISLGMILLFLAVCLALVLVIFRTGYKLKN
- a CDS encoding CPXCG motif-containing cysteine-rich protein; amino-acid sequence: MVFGTQLHNMLCPYCGEPIEILLDLSEAEQEFIEDCQVCCRPIQFSVSVDEVGEPQVRAISENDTW